The Leisingera methylohalidivorans DSM 14336 genome has a window encoding:
- a CDS encoding LysR substrate-binding domain-containing protein: MKFKLRQLEAFQAVARTGSVTRAAESLGISQPAASRLLSDFSKTVAVDLFTRKDGLLIPTSEARYLLSEVGRVFDSLNHLEELNRDLTERTAGHLRIACLPGFATALLPKLLAGFLEHRPGVRLTLEPDRPERILEWIIGEQYDCGITDGFAAHPAVENIDLPIRTVCVLPQDDPLAEQDVITPRDLQHRKIIHTRRDSPFFRKLHKSFSEAGVELNSWIEVRQFSTACIMVGQGQGASVVSALDAEQFRGQGIAIVPFAPDLPHRLSILRPVSGSRSLLALDFLDAFTDSLAPFRADLDPPPRV; this comes from the coding sequence TTGAAATTCAAACTTCGCCAGCTCGAGGCCTTTCAGGCCGTTGCCCGTACCGGCTCCGTCACCCGCGCCGCTGAAAGCTTGGGGATTTCCCAGCCGGCGGCCAGCCGGCTGCTGTCTGATTTTTCAAAAACAGTGGCGGTGGATCTGTTTACCCGCAAGGACGGGCTGCTGATTCCCACCAGCGAGGCGCGCTATCTGCTGTCCGAGGTGGGCCGGGTGTTCGACAGTCTGAACCATCTGGAGGAACTCAACCGGGACTTGACCGAGCGCACCGCCGGCCATCTGCGCATCGCCTGCCTGCCGGGGTTCGCGACAGCGCTGCTGCCGAAACTGCTGGCCGGGTTTCTGGAGCACCGCCCCGGCGTGCGGCTGACGCTGGAGCCGGACCGGCCCGAGCGGATCCTGGAATGGATCATCGGCGAGCAGTATGACTGCGGCATCACCGACGGGTTTGCCGCCCATCCGGCGGTGGAAAACATCGACCTGCCCATCCGCACCGTCTGTGTGCTGCCGCAGGATGACCCGCTGGCAGAACAGGATGTTATCACGCCCCGCGACCTGCAGCACCGCAAGATCATCCACACAAGGCGCGACAGCCCGTTTTTCCGCAAGCTGCACAAATCATTTTCCGAAGCCGGGGTGGAATTGAACAGCTGGATCGAGGTGCGCCAGTTCTCCACCGCCTGCATAATGGTCGGCCAGGGGCAGGGGGCGTCCGTTGTCAGCGCTTTGGATGCCGAACAGTTCCGCGGCCAGGGCATTGCCATCGTGCCCTTCGCCCCGGACCTGCCTCACCGGCTGTCGATCCTGCGCCCGGTGTCGGGCAGCCGGTCGCTGCTGGCGCTGGATTTTCTGGACGCTTTCACCGACAGCCTGGCGCCGTTCCGCGCCGACCTGGATCCGCCGCCGCGGGTATGA
- a CDS encoding GntR family transcriptional regulator, which translates to MNSPVNRPVMSRIDQPPQTLRDIVQERMREAIIAGQFAPGERLVERPLCDQLGVSRTVVRETIRYLEAEGLVEILPGKGPIVAQLSWEDARQIYDIRQMLETAAATACARNMTPGLAGALQDALKVLQEAVAAGIPGPMLRATTEFYRIIFEGAGHSVAWEIAQRLNGRISRLRAVTLSTEERQKPGPAHMQEICGAIVSGDAKAARTAIERHLNDAKRTAQRLLKEE; encoded by the coding sequence ATGAACAGCCCCGTGAACCGTCCCGTGATGAGCAGAATAGACCAGCCGCCGCAGACCCTGCGCGACATCGTGCAGGAGCGGATGCGCGAGGCGATCATCGCTGGCCAGTTCGCCCCGGGAGAGCGGCTGGTGGAGCGCCCCTTATGCGACCAGCTTGGCGTCAGCCGCACCGTGGTGCGCGAGACCATCCGCTATCTGGAAGCCGAAGGGCTGGTCGAGATCCTGCCCGGCAAAGGCCCGATTGTGGCGCAGCTCAGCTGGGAGGACGCGCGGCAGATCTACGACATCCGGCAGATGCTGGAGACCGCAGCCGCCACAGCCTGCGCCCGGAACATGACGCCCGGCCTCGCCGGGGCGCTGCAGGATGCTTTGAAGGTGCTGCAGGAAGCGGTTGCCGCTGGCATTCCCGGTCCGATGCTGCGGGCCACCACCGAATTCTACCGGATCATATTCGAGGGCGCAGGCCACAGCGTCGCCTGGGAAATCGCCCAGCGTCTGAATGGCCGCATCAGCCGGTTGCGCGCAGTGACGCTCTCGACTGAAGAGCGTCAGAAACCCGGCCCCGCCCATATGCAGGAGATCTGCGGGGCCATTGTGTCAGGCGATGCAAAGGCTGCGCGGACCGCGATTGAACGGCATCTCAACGACGCCAAACGCACCGCGCAACGGCTGCTGAAGGAAGAATAG
- a CDS encoding amino acid synthesis family protein, with amino-acid sequence MPAEIRKTLLHVEDTLIEGGKAAKTPLKMIAAVAVIKNPWAGQGFVEDLRPAIHDCAPGLGEKLTAMILEAAGGGDKVEGYGKSAIVGVNGEVEHASALIHTLRFGNHFREAVGAKSYLAFTNTRGPANAPLQIPLMDKNDGGRRSHYLTIQLSVADAPGPDEIVIALGASIGGRPHHRIGDRYQDLKELGHDADNPAAV; translated from the coding sequence ATGCCCGCTGAAATCCGCAAGACGCTGCTGCATGTCGAGGACACCCTGATCGAGGGCGGCAAGGCAGCGAAGACGCCGCTCAAGATGATCGCTGCGGTGGCCGTCATTAAAAACCCCTGGGCGGGGCAGGGGTTTGTCGAGGACCTGCGCCCGGCGATCCACGACTGCGCGCCGGGTCTGGGCGAGAAGCTGACAGCGATGATCCTGGAGGCCGCAGGCGGCGGCGATAAGGTCGAGGGTTATGGCAAATCCGCCATCGTCGGGGTGAACGGCGAGGTGGAGCACGCCTCGGCCCTGATCCATACGCTGCGCTTCGGCAACCACTTCCGCGAGGCGGTGGGGGCGAAGTCCTACCTTGCCTTCACCAACACCCGCGGACCGGCCAATGCGCCCTTGCAGATCCCGCTGATGGACAAGAACGACGGCGGGCGGCGCAGCCATTACCTGACCATCCAGCTGTCGGTGGCCGATGCGCCGGGGCCGGACGAGATCGTGATCGCGCTTGGCGCCTCGATCGGCGGCCGCCCGCATCACCGCATCGGCGACCGCTATCAGGACCTGAAGGAACTGGGCCATGACGCCGACAACCCTGCCGCTGTCTGA
- a CDS encoding alpha/beta fold hydrolase encodes MTPTTLPLSEPYGTVTCQRAGQGDGLRAPVVLIHGVGMQSAAWAPQIAALADTHQVIALDMPGHGGSAPLPGAPELPDYVAWLHAVLQAMQLGPVSLAGHSMGALIAGGYAVCHPDGAARVALLNGVFRRSAGARQAVEARAAEIRAGSFDLETPLIRWFGKSAADQAARAQVAEWLSAVNLAGYAAAYTAFARGDSTYADGFGGIACPLLALTGDGDPNSTPDMAQMMADAAPQGRAVVIEGHRHMVNLTAPAEVNAALRDWLGTAKEKEPS; translated from the coding sequence ATGACGCCGACAACCCTGCCGCTGTCTGAGCCTTACGGCACCGTCACCTGCCAACGGGCGGGCCAAGGGGATGGGCTGCGGGCGCCGGTGGTGCTGATCCACGGGGTCGGCATGCAGTCGGCGGCCTGGGCGCCGCAGATCGCGGCGCTGGCGGATACCCATCAGGTGATCGCGCTGGACATGCCCGGCCACGGCGGCAGCGCGCCACTGCCCGGCGCGCCGGAGCTGCCGGACTATGTGGCCTGGCTGCACGCGGTTCTGCAGGCGATGCAGCTGGGGCCGGTCAGCCTGGCGGGTCATTCCATGGGCGCGCTGATTGCCGGCGGCTATGCGGTCTGCCATCCTGACGGCGCCGCCCGTGTCGCGCTGCTGAACGGGGTGTTCCGGCGCAGTGCCGGGGCACGGCAGGCGGTTGAGGCCCGCGCCGCGGAAATCCGCGCGGGCAGCTTTGATCTGGAAACGCCATTGATCCGCTGGTTCGGCAAAAGTGCGGCGGACCAGGCGGCGCGGGCACAGGTCGCGGAATGGCTGTCGGCTGTGAACCTTGCAGGCTACGCTGCGGCTTACACCGCCTTTGCCCGTGGCGACAGCACCTATGCGGACGGGTTCGGCGGCATCGCTTGCCCGCTGCTGGCGCTGACTGGCGATGGTGATCCCAACTCGACGCCGGATATGGCGCAGATGATGGCCGATGCCGCGCCGCAAGGCCGCGCGGTTGTCATCGAAGGCCACCGGCATATGGTCAACCTGACCGCTCCCGCCGAGGTCAACGCAGCGCTGCGGGACTGGCTGGGCACTGCAAAGGAAAAGGAGCCGTCATGA
- a CDS encoding flavin reductase: MSEIDPRALRNAFGTFMTGVTVVTAQDADGHPIGFTANSFTSVSLDPPLVLVCLANSSSNYTAFEQARGFAVNVLAEDQKDVSNSFARPVEDRFAAVEWRKGPEGSPVFEGVSAWFDCSMHNRVEAGDHLILIGRVEAFETSPAPGLGYARGAYVTAAAEAEALSQGAKLIVSALIEHEGKVLLMGNDQGKLTLPETCVGKEGASAALARLIAETGVAAEPGFIYSVFEDEAREHQHISFLCQSAGGTPAKGVFTPLTQSTLMDIADAAVCTMLERFASESRMGNFGVYYGNQTRGQVRAVGTGGSSS; the protein is encoded by the coding sequence ATGAGCGAGATCGACCCGCGTGCCTTGCGCAACGCCTTTGGCACCTTCATGACCGGTGTCACCGTGGTGACGGCGCAGGATGCGGATGGCCATCCCATCGGCTTTACCGCCAACTCCTTTACTTCGGTGTCGCTGGATCCGCCCTTGGTGCTGGTGTGCCTGGCCAATTCATCCAGCAATTACACCGCGTTCGAGCAGGCAAGGGGCTTTGCCGTCAACGTGCTGGCCGAGGACCAGAAAGACGTCTCCAACAGCTTTGCCCGGCCTGTCGAGGACCGCTTTGCCGCCGTCGAATGGCGCAAGGGGCCAGAGGGCAGCCCGGTGTTCGAGGGTGTCTCCGCCTGGTTCGACTGTTCCATGCATAATCGGGTGGAGGCCGGTGATCACCTGATCCTGATCGGCCGGGTGGAGGCGTTTGAAACCTCCCCTGCGCCGGGGCTGGGATACGCCCGCGGCGCCTATGTGACCGCGGCGGCAGAGGCCGAAGCGCTGAGCCAGGGCGCCAAGCTGATCGTCTCGGCCCTGATTGAACACGAGGGCAAGGTGCTGCTGATGGGCAATGATCAGGGCAAGCTGACCCTGCCGGAAACCTGCGTCGGCAAGGAGGGCGCCTCGGCGGCATTGGCCCGGCTGATTGCGGAAACCGGCGTCGCGGCGGAGCCGGGGTTCATCTATTCGGTATTCGAGGACGAAGCGCGCGAACATCAGCACATCTCGTTTCTATGCCAATCCGCAGGTGGCACGCCGGCCAAAGGGGTATTCACTCCGCTGACCCAATCCACGCTGATGGACATCGCCGATGCGGCGGTCTGCACCATGCTGGAACGGTTCGCCAGTGAAAGCCGGATGGGCAATTTCGGGGTGTATTATGGAAACCAGACCCGCGGCCAGGTCCGCGCGGTGGGGACAGGGGGCAGCAGCTCATGA
- a CDS encoding LLM class flavin-dependent oxidoreductase: MKFSLFAHMERISDDQDQQQLYDEFIQLCKIADDGGMHAVWTGEHHGMNFTIAPNPFLNLIDVARQTRNVRLGTGTVIAPFWHPIRLAGEAAMTDIITNGRLDLGIARGAYSYEYERMMPGMDAWEAGQRMRELIPAVQRLWQGDYAQEGEFHSFPKTSSSPKPVQENGPPIWVAARDPNSHEFAVANGCNVQVTPLWQGDGEIEDLMGKFNAACEKHAEVPRPKIMLLQHTYVAESAADVKRGAEELNRFYCYFGAWFMNKREVSQGLIDPLSDAEIAAHPFYSPEAMERDLVIGEPAAVIERLRKYEALGYDEYAFWIDSSMSFERKKASLERFITEVMPAFQ, encoded by the coding sequence ATGAAGTTTTCGCTTTTTGCGCATATGGAGCGGATTTCGGACGATCAGGATCAACAGCAGCTTTATGACGAGTTCATACAGCTGTGCAAAATCGCCGATGACGGCGGCATGCATGCGGTCTGGACGGGCGAGCATCACGGGATGAACTTCACCATCGCGCCCAATCCGTTCCTGAACCTGATCGACGTGGCGCGGCAGACCAGGAATGTGCGGCTGGGCACCGGCACGGTGATTGCACCGTTCTGGCATCCGATCCGGCTGGCGGGCGAGGCGGCGATGACCGATATCATCACCAATGGCCGCCTGGACCTGGGCATCGCGCGGGGTGCCTATTCCTATGAATACGAACGCATGATGCCGGGCATGGACGCCTGGGAGGCGGGCCAGCGGATGCGCGAGCTGATCCCGGCAGTGCAGCGTCTGTGGCAGGGTGATTATGCGCAGGAAGGGGAGTTTCATTCTTTCCCGAAAACCTCATCCTCGCCCAAGCCGGTGCAGGAAAACGGTCCGCCGATCTGGGTCGCGGCGCGCGACCCGAACAGCCATGAATTCGCGGTGGCCAATGGCTGCAACGTCCAGGTGACGCCGCTGTGGCAGGGCGACGGCGAGATTGAAGATCTGATGGGCAAGTTCAACGCCGCCTGCGAGAAGCACGCAGAGGTGCCGCGGCCGAAGATCATGCTGCTGCAGCACACCTATGTGGCCGAGAGCGCGGCGGATGTGAAACGCGGGGCGGAAGAACTCAACCGGTTTTATTGTTATTTCGGCGCCTGGTTCATGAACAAGCGGGAGGTCAGCCAAGGCCTGATTGATCCGCTGAGCGACGCGGAAATCGCCGCCCATCCGTTCTATTCCCCCGAGGCGATGGAGCGCGATCTGGTGATCGGCGAACCGGCAGCGGTGATCGAGCGGCTGAGAAAATATGAGGCTCTGGGCTATGATGAATATGCGTTCTGGATCGACAGCAGCATGAGCTTTGAGCGCAAGAAAGCCTCGCTTGAGCGGTTCATTACCGAAGTCATGCCTGCCTTCCAGTAA
- a CDS encoding aldehyde dehydrogenase has translation MQTFQQYIGGAFEDAGAAFDSLDPATGTPWAQMPAASAADVDRAVCAAEAAFFSSEWAGMSATQRGKLLLRLADLVAENAPRLAELETRDTGKIIRETSAQIAYVAEYYRYYAGLADKIEGAHLPIDKPDMEVWLRREPVGVVAAIVPWNSQLFLSAVKIGPALAAGCTVVVKASEEAPAPMLEFARIFDQAGFPPGVLNVITGGPEAGAALTSHASVAHVAFTGGPETARHIVRNSAENLASTSLELGGKSPFIVFDDADLESAVNAQVSGIFAATGQSCVAGSRLVIQKGIKDAFLARLKEKAEAVVIGAPQDMATEVGPLCTLKQRDHALRLIQTSLQAGAKLVTGGAAVEGEGFYFPPTILDCSEAPEAPCLSSEFFGPVLSVVSFETEAEALEIANNTAFGLASGVFTQNLTRAHRMIRGIRAGIVWVNTYRAVSPIAPFGGHGLSGHGREGGLQAALDYTRVKAVWLRTSDDPIPDPFVMR, from the coding sequence ATGCAGACCTTTCAGCAGTATATCGGCGGCGCGTTCGAGGATGCCGGCGCCGCCTTCGACAGCCTTGACCCGGCCACCGGCACGCCCTGGGCGCAGATGCCAGCCGCTTCCGCCGCAGATGTGGACCGGGCGGTATGCGCGGCGGAGGCGGCGTTTTTCTCGTCTGAATGGGCGGGGATGAGCGCCACCCAGCGCGGCAAGCTGCTGCTGCGGCTGGCCGATCTGGTGGCGGAAAACGCGCCCCGGCTGGCAGAACTGGAAACCCGCGATACCGGCAAGATCATCCGCGAAACCTCGGCCCAGATTGCCTATGTGGCGGAATACTACCGCTATTACGCCGGCCTGGCGGACAAGATCGAAGGCGCGCATCTGCCGATCGACAAGCCCGATATGGAGGTCTGGCTGCGGCGCGAGCCGGTCGGCGTGGTGGCCGCCATCGTGCCGTGGAATTCGCAGCTGTTCCTGTCGGCGGTGAAGATCGGCCCGGCCTTGGCGGCGGGCTGCACCGTGGTGGTGAAGGCGTCGGAAGAGGCGCCGGCGCCGATGCTGGAATTTGCCCGCATCTTTGACCAGGCAGGGTTCCCGCCAGGCGTGCTGAACGTGATCACCGGCGGGCCGGAGGCCGGGGCTGCATTGACCAGCCACGCATCGGTCGCCCATGTCGCCTTTACCGGCGGGCCGGAGACGGCGCGCCATATCGTGCGCAACTCGGCGGAAAATCTGGCCTCCACCTCGCTCGAGCTGGGCGGCAAGTCGCCCTTTATCGTGTTTGACGACGCCGATCTGGAAAGCGCTGTGAACGCGCAGGTTTCGGGGATCTTTGCGGCGACAGGGCAAAGCTGCGTTGCCGGTTCGCGGCTGGTGATCCAGAAGGGGATCAAGGATGCCTTTCTGGCCCGGCTGAAGGAAAAGGCCGAAGCCGTGGTGATCGGTGCGCCGCAGGATATGGCCACCGAAGTCGGCCCCTTGTGCACCCTGAAGCAGCGCGACCATGCGCTGCGGCTGATCCAGACCTCGCTGCAGGCGGGCGCCAAGCTGGTTACCGGCGGCGCGGCGGTGGAGGGGGAGGGCTTCTATTTCCCGCCCACCATTCTGGACTGCTCGGAGGCGCCGGAGGCTCCCTGCCTCAGCAGCGAATTCTTTGGCCCGGTCCTGTCGGTGGTCAGCTTCGAGACTGAGGCCGAGGCATTGGAAATTGCCAACAACACCGCCTTTGGCCTTGCCTCGGGCGTGTTCACGCAGAACCTTACCCGGGCGCACCGGATGATCCGCGGCATCCGGGCGGGCATCGTCTGGGTCAACACCTACCGCGCGGTCAGCCCGATTGCGCCCTTTGGCGGTCACGGCTTGTCCGGCCACGGGCGTGAGGGCGGGCTGCAGGCGGCGCTGGATTACACCAGGGTCAAGGCCGTGTGGCTGCGCACCAGCGACGATCCGATCCCCGATCCCTTTGTGATGCGCTGA
- a CDS encoding flavin-containing monooxygenase produces MAIEKIDTLVVGAGQAGIAMSEHLTGHGVPHLVLEKNRIAEAWRTGRWDSLVANGPAWHDRFPNLEFTGTDPEAFAGKERVAEYFAEYAERIKAPVRTGVEVTSAARIEGQGGFRVETSDGVIEAQRIVAATGAFQQPVIPPVVPEGADVTQLHSFHYRNPDQLPEGAVLVVGAGSSGAQIADELNRAGRKVYLSVGPHDRPPRIYRGRDFVWWLGVLGLWDQAAMEPGKEHVTISVSGAYGGRTMDFRRLAGEGVTLLGLTESYEAGVLNFAGDLQDNIASGDADYLKLLDLADAYVARTGIDLPEEPDARRAFPDPECLTDPVRALDLAKEGISTILWATGFRQDFSWMQVDAFDAQGRPQHQRGVSAEPGIYFLGLPWQTRRGSTFIWGVWHDAKHVADQIAIQRHYEGYRRPGGPRADAV; encoded by the coding sequence ATGGCGATTGAAAAGATAGACACGCTGGTTGTCGGTGCGGGCCAGGCGGGCATTGCCATGAGCGAGCATCTGACCGGCCATGGCGTGCCGCATCTGGTGCTGGAAAAGAACCGCATCGCCGAGGCCTGGCGCACCGGGCGCTGGGATTCGCTGGTGGCAAACGGCCCGGCCTGGCATGACCGCTTTCCCAATCTCGAATTCACCGGCACCGATCCGGAGGCCTTTGCCGGCAAGGAGCGGGTGGCGGAGTACTTTGCCGAATATGCCGAACGGATCAAGGCCCCCGTCCGCACCGGGGTCGAGGTGACCAGCGCCGCCCGGATCGAAGGGCAGGGCGGGTTCCGCGTCGAGACCTCGGACGGGGTGATCGAGGCGCAGCGGATCGTTGCCGCCACCGGCGCCTTTCAGCAACCGGTGATCCCGCCGGTGGTGCCGGAGGGGGCGGATGTGACCCAGCTGCACTCCTTTCATTACCGCAACCCGGACCAGCTGCCGGAGGGCGCGGTGCTGGTGGTCGGGGCCGGATCCTCGGGCGCGCAGATCGCCGATGAGCTGAACCGGGCGGGCCGCAAGGTGTATCTGTCGGTCGGCCCGCATGACCGCCCGCCGCGGATCTACAGGGGCCGCGATTTTGTCTGGTGGCTGGGAGTTCTGGGCCTGTGGGACCAAGCCGCGATGGAGCCGGGCAAGGAGCATGTGACAATCTCGGTCAGCGGCGCCTACGGCGGCCGGACTATGGATTTCCGCCGCTTGGCCGGCGAGGGCGTGACCCTTCTGGGGCTGACGGAATCCTATGAGGCCGGGGTGCTGAATTTTGCCGGCGACCTGCAGGACAACATCGCCAGCGGCGACGCCGATTACCTGAAGTTGCTGGATCTGGCCGACGCCTATGTGGCCCGCACCGGGATTGATCTGCCAGAGGAACCGGACGCGCGCCGGGCGTTCCCGGACCCCGAATGCCTGACCGATCCGGTCCGGGCGCTGGATCTGGCAAAGGAAGGCATCAGCACGATCCTTTGGGCCACCGGTTTCCGCCAGGATTTCAGCTGGATGCAGGTCGATGCCTTTGACGCGCAAGGCCGCCCGCAGCATCAGCGCGGCGTGTCGGCAGAGCCGGGGATCTATTTTCTGGGCCTGCCCTGGCAGACGCGGCGCGGCTCGACCTTTATCTGGGGGGTCTGGCATGATGCCAAGCATGTGGCCGACCAGATTGCAATCCAGCGCCACTATGAGGGCTACCGCCGCCCCGGCGGGCCCCGCGCGGACGCTGTCTGA
- a CDS encoding RidA family protein produces the protein MAHTRIRKFNTSDTYPEQNLDNDLCQAVVTSGGKTVYLRGQCPQNLEDAKNIESHDPAEQTHKVMQNIQQLIEEAGGSMEHLVKVVVYITDVRHREAVYRTMGEYIKGVHPVSTGLVVQALARPDWLVEIDGTAVIPD, from the coding sequence ATGGCCCATACCCGCATCCGCAAGTTCAATACCTCTGACACCTACCCGGAACAGAACCTCGACAACGACCTGTGCCAGGCAGTGGTGACCAGCGGCGGCAAGACCGTCTACCTGCGCGGCCAGTGCCCGCAGAACCTGGAGGATGCAAAGAACATCGAGAGCCACGATCCGGCCGAGCAGACCCATAAGGTGATGCAGAACATCCAGCAGCTGATCGAAGAAGCGGGCGGCTCGATGGAGCATCTGGTGAAAGTGGTGGTTTATATCACCGACGTGCGCCACCGCGAGGCGGTCTACCGCACCATGGGCGAATACATCAAGGGTGTGCATCCGGTCTCGACCGGGCTGGTGGTGCAGGCGCTGGCGCGGCCCGACTGGCTGGTGGAGATCGACGGCACGGCGGTGATCCCGGATTGA
- a CDS encoding DUF1028 domain-containing protein: MTFSLVARCAETGMFGVAISSSSPAVAARCAFARAGVGAVASQNVTDPSLGPLALDLMEQGMTAAAAVAKVREIGRFIDYRQVLAVDSIGGTAIHSGPNSLGIWTQAEGKDAASGGNLLANDRVCQAIVDGFQAAEGHLGDRLIAAMRAGLAAGGEAGPVHSAGMKIVDKVSWPVADLRCDWTEDCPIENIAAAWEIYKPQLEAYVQRALDPRAAPSYGVPGDE, from the coding sequence ATGACATTTTCGCTTGTGGCGCGGTGCGCAGAGACTGGCATGTTCGGGGTGGCGATTTCGTCCTCTTCGCCGGCGGTGGCGGCGCGCTGTGCCTTTGCCCGCGCAGGCGTTGGCGCGGTGGCGAGCCAGAATGTGACTGATCCCAGCCTCGGCCCGCTGGCGCTGGATCTGATGGAGCAGGGCATGACTGCCGCCGCGGCGGTGGCCAAGGTGCGCGAGATCGGCCGCTTTATCGACTACCGGCAGGTGCTGGCGGTGGACAGCATCGGCGGCACCGCGATTCATTCGGGGCCGAATTCACTGGGCATCTGGACCCAGGCCGAAGGCAAGGACGCGGCCTCGGGCGGCAACCTCTTGGCCAATGACAGGGTGTGCCAGGCCATCGTTGACGGGTTTCAGGCCGCCGAAGGCCATCTCGGCGACCGGCTGATTGCGGCGATGCGGGCCGGTCTGGCGGCGGGCGGCGAGGCCGGGCCGGTGCATTCGGCCGGCATGAAAATCGTCGACAAGGTGAGCTGGCCGGTGGCCGATCTGCGCTGCGACTGGACCGAGGACTGCCCGATCGAGAACATCGCCGCCGCCTGGGAAATCTACAAGCCGCAGCTGGAAGCCTATGTCCAGCGCGCACTCGACCCGCGCGCGGCGCCGTCCTACGGCGTGCCCGGCGACGAATGA
- a CDS encoding aldehyde dehydrogenase, whose translation MLDYTYDGWKSRAAALSFRGQAFIDGKFTDAASGKTFASVNPATGGVLAQVAECGGEDVDRAVAAGRRAFEDGRWSRLAPGDRKAVLLKLADLIRANLEEMALLDSLDMGKLVTDAVTVDAPGSAHFFQWHAEAIDKIYDEVAPTGPGDLALVSRVPLGVVGAVTPWNFPLDMATWKAAAALAAGNSVVLKPAEQSPLSALRLAELAAEAGVPDGVFNVVPGFGATAGKALGLHMDVDCLAFTGSTAIGKMFMQYSGQSNLKQVWPETGGKSPNLVFADCGDLEAAADMAAFGIFFNQGEVCSANSRLYVERSIQQEFVDKLIARAEATQPGDPLDPASKMGAIVDEKQTEGILRFVEAGKASANLVAGGERITVDGKGCFVQPTIFDDVSHVDPLARDEIFGPVLSVIPFDREEEAVAMANDSIYGLAASVWTDNLSRACRVADRLQVGTVSVNTVDALSAQTPFGGMKQSGFGRDLSLHSLEKYTALKTTWIKYKT comes from the coding sequence ATGCTGGACTACACCTATGACGGCTGGAAAAGCCGGGCCGCGGCGCTGTCTTTCCGCGGGCAGGCTTTCATTGATGGCAAATTCACGGATGCCGCGTCGGGGAAAACCTTTGCCAGCGTGAACCCGGCGACGGGCGGGGTTCTGGCGCAGGTGGCCGAATGCGGCGGCGAAGATGTGGACCGCGCGGTGGCCGCCGGGCGCCGGGCGTTTGAGGACGGGCGCTGGTCGCGGTTGGCGCCGGGGGACCGCAAGGCGGTGCTGCTGAAACTGGCGGATCTGATCCGCGCCAATCTGGAGGAGATGGCGCTGCTGGATTCGCTCGACATGGGCAAGCTGGTGACAGACGCAGTGACGGTGGATGCGCCCGGATCGGCGCATTTCTTCCAGTGGCATGCCGAGGCCATCGACAAGATCTATGACGAGGTGGCGCCGACCGGGCCGGGCGATCTGGCGCTGGTCAGCCGGGTGCCGTTGGGGGTGGTGGGCGCGGTGACGCCCTGGAACTTCCCGCTGGACATGGCGACCTGGAAGGCCGCGGCGGCGCTGGCCGCGGGCAACTCCGTGGTGCTGAAACCGGCGGAGCAGTCGCCCTTGTCGGCGCTGCGGCTGGCGGAGCTGGCGGCGGAAGCCGGCGTGCCGGACGGCGTTTTCAACGTGGTGCCGGGCTTTGGCGCCACTGCGGGCAAGGCGCTGGGGCTGCATATGGATGTGGATTGCCTCGCCTTCACCGGATCGACTGCCATCGGCAAGATGTTCATGCAGTATTCCGGCCAGTCGAACCTGAAACAGGTCTGGCCCGAGACCGGCGGCAAGAGCCCCAATCTGGTGTTTGCCGATTGCGGGGATCTGGAGGCGGCGGCGGATATGGCGGCCTTCGGGATCTTCTTCAACCAGGGCGAAGTCTGCTCTGCCAACTCGCGGCTTTATGTGGAACGTTCGATTCAGCAGGAATTTGTCGACAAGCTGATCGCCCGCGCCGAAGCCACCCAGCCGGGCGATCCGCTGGACCCGGCATCGAAAATGGGGGCCATCGTCGATGAGAAACAGACCGAGGGCATCCTGCGTTTTGTCGAGGCAGGCAAGGCATCAGCCAATCTGGTGGCGGGCGGCGAACGGATCACCGTGGATGGCAAGGGATGTTTCGTGCAGCCGACGATCTTTGATGACGTCAGCCACGTCGACCCGCTGGCGCGGGATGAGATCTTTGGCCCGGTGCTGTCGGTTATTCCCTTTGACCGCGAGGAAGAGGCCGTCGCCATGGCCAATGACTCGATCTATGGGCTGGCGGCCTCGGTCTGGACCGATAACCTCAGCCGCGCCTGCCGGGTGGCGGACCGCCTGCAGGTTGGCACGGTGTCGGTCAACACGGTCGATGCGCTGTCGGCGCAGACGCCGTTCGGCGGCATGAAACAGTCCGGTTTCGGGCGGGACCTGTCCTTGCACTCGCTGGAGAAGTACACTGCGCTGAAAACCACCTGGATCAAGTACAAGACCTGA